From a single Micromonospora sp. WMMD1102 genomic region:
- a CDS encoding ABC transporter permease subunit codes for MRLVRAEFGRLAARRFVQLMVVLLAAAFGVTVATTLAGSHQPNAVEIRVAEERAERQRAEAVRWYADCLSARRSGDPELELKYQAGCAELAPDRVDASDFLTGVFVFDRQILDLTYFLVGFLCLFGFLVGASYIGAELTSGGMTNLLLWRPRRMVVLGTKLGTLLAGVLGLSVVSVALYLGTFRLIAEVRGLPGSPDSAFWTDLTVTVVRGLLLVLMVTALGFATATLGRHTSAALGVAAGYAVLWEAGGRIVMGIVDVARPDTLMLSSYVIAWVGGEIRLWGLAGDCTGSVGSGSCDPSYSILWPAGLVVLLGLTVLAVGAAFTAFHRRDLA; via the coding sequence GTGAGGCTGGTACGCGCCGAGTTCGGCCGGCTCGCCGCGCGCCGCTTCGTGCAACTCATGGTAGTGCTGCTGGCCGCCGCGTTCGGGGTCACCGTCGCCACCACGCTGGCCGGGTCGCACCAGCCCAACGCGGTGGAGATCCGGGTGGCCGAGGAGCGGGCGGAGCGGCAGCGGGCGGAGGCGGTGCGCTGGTACGCCGACTGCCTGTCGGCGCGCCGCAGCGGCGACCCCGAGCTGGAGTTGAAGTACCAGGCCGGCTGCGCCGAGCTGGCTCCGGACCGGGTGGACGCGTCCGACTTCCTCACCGGTGTCTTCGTCTTCGATCGGCAGATCCTCGACCTGACGTACTTCCTGGTCGGCTTCCTCTGCCTCTTCGGCTTCCTGGTCGGCGCCTCCTACATCGGCGCGGAACTCACCTCCGGCGGGATGACGAACCTGCTGCTCTGGCGCCCGCGCCGGATGGTCGTACTCGGCACCAAGCTCGGCACGCTGCTGGCCGGCGTACTGGGGCTGTCGGTGGTTTCCGTCGCGCTCTACCTCGGCACGTTCCGGCTCATCGCGGAGGTGCGCGGCCTGCCCGGCAGCCCGGACAGCGCGTTCTGGACCGATCTGACGGTCACCGTCGTCCGGGGACTGCTGCTGGTGCTGATGGTGACCGCGCTGGGCTTCGCCACGGCCACGCTGGGTCGGCACACCTCGGCGGCGCTCGGCGTGGCGGCCGGGTACGCGGTGCTGTGGGAGGCGGGCGGCCGGATCGTGATGGGGATCGTCGACGTCGCCCGGCCGGACACGCTGATGCTGAGCAGTTACGTGATCGCCTGGGTCGGTGGCGAGATCCGGCTCTGGGGGCTGGCCGGTGACTGCACCGGATCGGTCGGGTCGGGCTCCTGCGACCCGTCGTACTCGATCCTCTGGCCGGCCGGGCTCGTGGTGCTGCTCGGCCTGACGGTGCTGGCCGTCGGCGCCGCGTTCACCGCCTTCCACCGCCGCGACCTCGCCTAG
- a CDS encoding glycoside hydrolase family 3 N-terminal domain-containing protein, whose product MPTDPGVRRLVLGTLLAAFPGTRPPDWALELLAEGLAGHTLFGRNVEHPDQLAEATATLRAARPDVLVAIDEEGGDVTRLAHATGSPYPGNAALGAVHDVGLTERVYHAIGNDLLAVGVNLDLAPTVDVNTADDNPIIGTRAFGADPTRVARHAAAAVTGLQSAGVAACAKHFPGHGATVADSHLELPTVDVSVALLRERDLPPFAAVVEAGVKAIMTAHIRVPALTGDAPATFSPAVLDGLLRREYGFTGTVLTDALEMRGAAVAAGGIGPGAVRALAAGADLLCIGAQVDAELVELVVAEITAALRDGRLDLARVEQAAGRTAALAAWTRAAAPVRAAGTDLGYVAARRAVRVEGSLDGLGVPLVVQLFSAATIAEGRVPWGLGPHLDGAEQLRVVATEADPETLRQRAAGRPIVLVGRHLHRLPGGPELVETLAGSHPVTVVEMGWPSDWRPAGVRAFVTTYGASHANGRAAAEALRLTASA is encoded by the coding sequence GTGCCGACCGATCCAGGAGTCCGCCGGCTGGTGCTGGGTACGCTGCTCGCCGCCTTCCCCGGCACCAGGCCGCCCGACTGGGCACTGGAGCTGCTCGCCGAGGGACTGGCCGGGCACACCCTGTTCGGCCGGAACGTCGAGCATCCCGACCAGCTCGCCGAGGCCACCGCCACACTGCGGGCGGCCCGGCCGGACGTACTGGTCGCGATCGACGAGGAGGGCGGCGACGTCACCCGGCTGGCGCACGCCACCGGCAGCCCGTACCCGGGCAACGCCGCACTCGGCGCGGTGCACGACGTCGGGCTGACCGAGCGGGTCTACCACGCGATCGGCAACGACCTGCTGGCGGTCGGGGTCAACCTCGACCTCGCGCCGACCGTGGACGTCAACACCGCCGACGACAACCCGATCATCGGCACCCGGGCGTTCGGCGCCGACCCGACCCGGGTCGCCCGGCACGCCGCCGCCGCGGTCACCGGGCTCCAGTCCGCCGGGGTGGCCGCCTGCGCCAAGCACTTCCCCGGGCACGGCGCCACCGTCGCCGACTCGCACCTCGAACTGCCCACTGTGGACGTATCCGTGGCGCTGCTCCGGGAGCGCGACCTGCCGCCCTTCGCGGCCGTGGTCGAGGCGGGCGTCAAGGCGATCATGACCGCGCACATCCGGGTACCCGCGCTCACCGGCGACGCCCCGGCCACGTTCAGCCCGGCTGTGCTGGACGGCCTGCTCCGCCGCGAGTACGGCTTCACCGGCACCGTGCTCACCGACGCCCTGGAGATGCGGGGCGCGGCGGTGGCCGCCGGTGGCATCGGGCCGGGTGCGGTCCGGGCGCTCGCCGCCGGAGCCGACCTGCTCTGCATCGGCGCACAGGTCGACGCCGAACTCGTCGAGCTGGTGGTCGCCGAGATCACCGCCGCGCTGCGCGACGGCCGGCTCGACCTCGCCCGGGTCGAGCAGGCCGCCGGGCGGACCGCCGCACTCGCCGCCTGGACCCGGGCCGCCGCCCCGGTCCGGGCCGCCGGAACAGACCTCGGGTACGTCGCCGCGCGCCGCGCCGTCCGGGTCGAGGGCAGTCTCGACGGGCTGGGCGTACCGCTCGTGGTGCAGCTCTTCTCCGCCGCCACGATCGCGGAGGGCCGGGTGCCCTGGGGGCTCGGGCCGCACCTGGACGGCGCCGAGCAGCTGCGGGTCGTCGCCACCGAGGCCGACCCGGAGACGCTGCGGCAACGGGCCGCCGGCCGGCCGATCGTGCTGGTCGGCCGACACCTGCACCGGCTGCCGGGCGGCCCCGAACTGGTCGAGACACTGGCCGGCAGCCATCCGGTGACAGTGGTCGAGATGGGCTGGCCCTCCGACTGGCGCCCGGCGGGCGTACGCGCCTTCGTCACCACGTACGGCGCCAGCCACGCCAACGGCCGGGCCGCCGCCGAGGCCCTCCGGCTCACCGCCAGCGCCTGA
- a CDS encoding ABC transporter ATP-binding protein encodes MRDDPVSVPADAGSPAPVPPDVVIDFHGVAVLRSGTALLRDVTWRVWPDERWVVLGPNGAGKTTLLNLAAGRLHPTSGLVHALGERVGRTDLAELRTRIGLTTAALAERIPGEERVRDVVLTAAWSVVGRWRERYDTMDETRANALLDQLGVLPLADRSYGTLSEGERKRTQIARALMTDPELLLLDEPAAGLDLGGREDLVARLAGLAHDPDAPAMVLVTHHVEEIPPGFTHAMLLREGGIVAQGPLAETVTGEYLSKTFGVPLVVERSGDRYTARAA; translated from the coding sequence GTGCGTGATGATCCGGTTTCCGTCCCCGCCGACGCCGGCTCCCCGGCACCGGTACCCCCGGACGTGGTGATCGACTTCCACGGGGTCGCCGTACTCCGTTCCGGCACCGCACTGCTGCGTGACGTGACGTGGCGGGTGTGGCCGGACGAACGCTGGGTGGTCCTCGGGCCGAACGGCGCGGGCAAGACGACACTGCTCAACCTGGCGGCCGGACGGTTGCACCCGACCAGTGGCCTGGTGCACGCGCTCGGCGAGCGGGTCGGGCGTACCGACCTCGCCGAGCTGCGTACCCGGATCGGGTTGACCACGGCGGCGCTTGCCGAGCGGATCCCCGGCGAGGAGCGGGTCCGCGACGTGGTGCTGACCGCCGCCTGGTCGGTGGTGGGTCGCTGGCGTGAGCGGTACGACACGATGGACGAGACGCGGGCCAACGCCCTGCTCGACCAGCTCGGTGTGCTGCCGCTGGCCGATCGCTCCTACGGGACCCTCTCCGAGGGCGAGCGGAAGCGGACCCAGATCGCCCGCGCGTTGATGACCGACCCGGAGCTGCTGCTGCTCGACGAGCCGGCGGCCGGGCTGGACCTCGGCGGCCGGGAGGACCTGGTGGCCCGGCTGGCCGGGCTGGCCCACGACCCGGACGCTCCCGCGATGGTGCTCGTCACGCACCACGTGGAGGAGATCCCGCCGGGCTTCACCCACGCCATGCTGCTGCGCGAGGGCGGCATCGTGGCGCAGGGCCCGCTCGCCGAGACCGTCACCGGCGAATACCTTTCCAAGACCTTCGGGGTGCCGCTGGTGGTGGAGCGCTCCGGCGACCGCTACACGGCCCGCGCCGCCTGA
- a CDS encoding ATP-binding cassette domain-containing protein gives MPAVIEIDRLRKTFSSVRRGRRTALDGFDMLVEPGQVHGFLGPNGSGKTTTLRTLLGLVRADSGRMALFGEPAPQRLPAVVDRFGAIVESPQFFGNFTGRRALRLLAIAGGVAPARVDEVLTRVGLRDRADERVKSYSLGMKQRLAVATALLKRPELLILDEPANGLDPAGIREMRDLMRELAAAGVTVLVSSHILGEVQQVCDHVTIISRGRRVAAGPVGEVLAGFDQREFRVRVAADDRPRAAELVRAAGLPVAVHADHLVVSEVDDPARISRLLGEQAVWLRELTPLTPDLESVFLELTGTRPRPGVPRQVDESVRPDNPPDDPLEISVSDDGGRAES, from the coding sequence GTGCCTGCGGTGATCGAGATCGACCGCCTGCGCAAGACGTTCAGCAGTGTGCGCCGGGGCCGCCGGACCGCGCTGGACGGGTTCGACATGCTCGTCGAGCCTGGTCAGGTGCACGGCTTCCTCGGCCCGAACGGGTCCGGCAAGACCACCACTCTGCGCACGCTGCTCGGGCTGGTCCGCGCGGACAGCGGCCGGATGGCCCTGTTCGGCGAGCCTGCGCCGCAGCGGCTGCCCGCCGTGGTCGACCGGTTCGGGGCCATCGTGGAGAGCCCGCAGTTCTTCGGCAACTTCACCGGCCGGCGCGCGCTGCGGCTGCTCGCCATCGCCGGTGGCGTGGCACCGGCCCGGGTGGACGAGGTGCTGACCCGGGTCGGGCTCCGGGACCGGGCCGACGAGCGGGTCAAGTCCTACTCGCTGGGCATGAAGCAGCGGCTGGCGGTCGCCACCGCGCTGCTGAAACGGCCCGAGCTGCTGATCCTGGACGAGCCGGCCAACGGGCTGGACCCGGCGGGCATCCGCGAGATGCGGGACCTGATGCGCGAGCTCGCCGCCGCCGGGGTCACCGTGCTGGTCTCCAGCCACATCCTCGGCGAGGTCCAGCAGGTCTGCGACCACGTGACGATCATCTCCCGGGGCCGGCGGGTCGCCGCCGGCCCGGTCGGCGAGGTGCTGGCCGGCTTCGACCAGCGCGAGTTCCGGGTCCGGGTCGCCGCCGACGACCGGCCCAGGGCGGCCGAACTCGTCCGGGCGGCCGGGTTGCCGGTGGCGGTGCACGCCGACCACCTGGTGGTCTCCGAGGTGGACGATCCGGCCCGGATCAGCCGGCTCCTCGGCGAGCAGGCGGTCTGGCTGCGCGAGCTGACCCCGCTCACCCCCGATCTGGAGAGCGTCTTCCTGGAATTGACGGGCACCCGCCCCCGGCCCGGGGTGCCCCGCCAGGTGGACGAGTCGGTGCGGCCGGACAACCCGCCGGACGACCCGTTGGAGATCAGCGTCAGCGACGACGGCGGGAGGGCGGAGTCGTGA
- a CDS encoding GNAT family N-acetyltransferase, with the protein MQDQRLHHHLVTWLGQWPAGGALDVVGSERRVQPGWDGEPHPVVAVGSPLGVVLSVPPDRAAAVRALGPRPMAALLAELPAVVGLPGWVGYRAVFRHTLAPAPLPDHGEWLDAADPVVPRWLRPFGGEVLVARDSDGGYLAGAGIKRHDGYGHEIAVGTEPAGRGRGLARRLVAQAARRVLDEGAVPTYLHDPGNVASARVAEAAGFADRGWSAYGLERADQPPAP; encoded by the coding sequence ATGCAAGACCAGCGGCTGCACCATCACCTGGTGACCTGGCTGGGCCAGTGGCCGGCGGGCGGGGCGCTGGACGTGGTCGGCTCCGAGCGCCGGGTCCAGCCGGGCTGGGACGGCGAGCCGCATCCGGTGGTCGCGGTGGGCAGCCCGCTCGGGGTGGTCCTCTCGGTGCCGCCGGACCGGGCCGCCGCGGTACGCGCGCTCGGCCCCCGGCCGATGGCGGCGCTGCTGGCCGAACTGCCCGCCGTCGTCGGTCTGCCCGGCTGGGTCGGCTACCGGGCGGTGTTCCGGCACACGCTCGCCCCGGCGCCGCTGCCGGACCACGGGGAGTGGCTCGACGCGGCGGATCCGGTGGTGCCGCGCTGGCTGCGCCCGTTCGGCGGCGAGGTGCTGGTGGCCCGGGACTCCGACGGCGGTTACCTCGCCGGGGCTGGCATCAAGCGGCATGACGGTTACGGGCACGAGATCGCCGTCGGCACCGAGCCGGCGGGCCGGGGCCGGGGGCTGGCCCGCCGGCTGGTGGCACAGGCGGCCCGGCGGGTGCTGGACGAGGGGGCCGTGCCGACGTACCTGCACGACCCCGGCAACGTCGCGTCGGCCCGGGTCGCCGAGGCCGCCGGCTTCGCCGACCGTGGCTGGTCGGCCTACGGGCTGGAGCGGGCGGACCAGCCGCCGGCCCCGTGA
- a CDS encoding LLM class flavin-dependent oxidoreductase, translating into MGQMPIGVMYRCDNAPEQLPAYARLVERLGYDELWVVEDCFFGGGVSSAAVAAAVTDRLRIGIGILPAAFRNPAVAAMELANLARLFPGRILPGFGHGVPDWVRQVGAAHPSPLAVLAETVAAVRALLAGERVTVAGRHARLREVALEFPPEQPPPISTGVRAEKSLRLSGRVADGTILAEGANPAYVRWARGLIDEGRREAGRTDDHRLTVYAHLDFDEGRGSARREFAAQLAGGWALPPADADLADEITSMLAGSSGAKALAAALPEHYLDRFTTAGDVEQCATAVARLREASADAVVFVPPRDAQSAVAQITLAADTLLPMIRSATATAPATTR; encoded by the coding sequence ATGGGTCAGATGCCGATCGGCGTGATGTACCGCTGCGACAACGCCCCGGAGCAGCTTCCGGCGTACGCCCGGCTGGTGGAGCGGCTCGGTTACGACGAGTTGTGGGTGGTCGAGGACTGCTTCTTCGGCGGCGGCGTCTCCAGCGCCGCCGTCGCCGCGGCGGTGACCGACCGGCTCAGGATCGGCATCGGCATCCTGCCGGCGGCGTTCCGCAATCCTGCCGTGGCCGCGATGGAGCTGGCCAACCTGGCCCGGCTCTTCCCGGGGCGGATCCTGCCCGGCTTCGGTCACGGCGTGCCGGACTGGGTCCGACAGGTCGGCGCCGCCCACCCGTCGCCGCTGGCGGTGCTGGCGGAGACCGTGGCGGCGGTACGCGCCCTGCTGGCCGGGGAACGGGTCACCGTCGCCGGCCGGCACGCCCGGCTCCGCGAGGTGGCGTTGGAGTTCCCGCCGGAGCAGCCGCCCCCGATCTCCACCGGGGTGCGTGCCGAGAAGTCGCTGCGGCTGTCGGGCCGGGTGGCCGACGGCACCATCCTGGCCGAGGGCGCCAATCCGGCGTACGTGCGGTGGGCCCGGGGGCTGATCGACGAGGGGCGGCGGGAAGCCGGCCGTACCGACGACCACCGGCTGACCGTCTACGCCCACCTCGACTTCGACGAGGGTCGGGGCAGCGCCCGCCGGGAGTTCGCCGCCCAGCTCGCCGGCGGCTGGGCGTTGCCGCCGGCCGACGCCGACCTGGCCGACGAGATCACCTCGATGCTGGCCGGTTCGTCCGGCGCCAAGGCGCTGGCGGCGGCGCTGCCCGAGCACTATCTCGACCGGTTCACCACGGCCGGCGACGTCGAGCAGTGCGCGACGGCGGTGGCCCGGCTCCGGGAGGCGAGCGCCGACGCCGTGGTCTTCGTCCCGCCCCGGGACGCCCAGTCGGCGGTCGCCCAGATCACCCTGGCCGCCGACACCCTGCTCCCGATGATCCGCAGCGCGACAGCGACAGCACCGGCCACCACCCGCTGA
- a CDS encoding ROK family transcriptional regulator, which translates to MASTRLPGTPRLLRALNDRAALELLLSRGPLTRAQLGELTGLSKVTASQLVERLEERGLVSRVGEQAGGRGPNAQLYGVRPGTAHVVGVDVGPDRVVAACADITGEVIGRVEQSTRDTDDPVGVVHNAVVRAASDAGAELSSVRRVVLGTPGLVDPATGDITFAFNLPRWHRGLLAALREDLDTPVLFGNDVNLAAVAEAESGAARGVDDFVLVWLGVGVGLAIVLGGRLHHGSTGAAGEIGYLPVPGADIPRDASRRAKPAFGQLAGSEALRAVAREHGFRAGSAPDAIRAAIAAGTEGGPVLDEIARRLALGVASSCVVLDPPLVVLAGEVGQAGGTALAERVQHEVAAITLVTPRVVPTGLIEEPVLRGALRMALDAVRDEVFGSTLG; encoded by the coding sequence ATGGCGAGCACCCGGCTACCTGGCACCCCCCGCCTGCTCCGCGCGCTCAACGACCGGGCGGCGCTGGAGCTGCTGCTCTCGCGCGGACCGCTCACCCGCGCGCAGCTCGGCGAGCTGACCGGGTTGTCCAAGGTCACCGCTTCCCAGCTGGTGGAACGCCTGGAGGAGCGGGGGCTGGTCAGCCGGGTCGGCGAGCAGGCCGGCGGGCGCGGCCCGAACGCGCAGCTCTACGGCGTACGGCCGGGGACCGCGCACGTGGTCGGCGTCGACGTCGGGCCGGACCGGGTGGTGGCCGCCTGCGCCGACATCACCGGCGAGGTGATCGGTCGGGTCGAGCAGTCCACCCGGGACACCGACGATCCGGTGGGCGTGGTGCACAACGCGGTGGTGCGGGCGGCCAGCGACGCCGGGGCGGAGCTGTCCAGCGTACGCCGGGTGGTGCTCGGCACGCCCGGCCTGGTCGACCCGGCCACCGGCGACATCACCTTTGCCTTCAACCTGCCCCGTTGGCACCGGGGGCTGCTCGCCGCGCTCCGCGAGGACCTGGACACCCCGGTGCTCTTCGGCAACGACGTGAACCTGGCCGCGGTCGCCGAGGCGGAGTCCGGCGCGGCGCGCGGAGTCGACGACTTCGTGCTGGTCTGGCTCGGGGTCGGCGTCGGCCTGGCCATCGTGCTGGGCGGCCGGCTGCACCACGGCAGCACCGGCGCGGCCGGTGAGATCGGCTACCTGCCGGTGCCCGGCGCCGACATCCCCCGGGACGCCTCCCGGCGGGCGAAACCGGCGTTCGGCCAGCTCGCCGGCTCCGAGGCGCTCCGCGCGGTGGCCCGCGAGCACGGCTTCCGGGCCGGCTCGGCGCCGGACGCGATCCGGGCCGCCATCGCGGCCGGCACCGAGGGCGGTCCGGTGCTCGACGAGATCGCCCGGCGACTGGCGCTCGGGGTGGCCAGCAGCTGCGTCGTGCTCGACCCGCCCCTGGTGGTGCTGGCCGGCGAGGTCGGCCAGGCCGGCGGCACCGCGCTGGCCGAGCGGGTGCAGCACGAGGTTGCCGCGATCACCCTGGTCACGCCCCGGGTGGTGCCGACCGGGCTGATTGAGGAGCCGGTGCTGCGCGGGGCGCTGCGGATGGCGCTGGACGCCGTCCGGGACGAGGTGTTCGGCTCCACGCTCGGCTGA
- a CDS encoding N-acetylmuramoyl-L-alanine amidase, translating to MNYVVIHVTQGSYAGSISWFQNPASQVSAHYTIRSSDGALTQSVREKDVAWHAGNWTYNTQSIGIEHEGYVSQPSWFTDAMYRSSAALTLHLCDRYGIPKDRSRIIGHNQVPGATHTDPGPHWNWTYYMQLVTGSTPPPTGWSQTVDNSTAGRFTAGTGWGTSTYSSQKQGADYRFADPVESSDPAWYRVAVPETGSYRVEAWYPDDPGYNSSAPYIIATTTGNQTVYVDQRSGGGAWRNLGTFTLAAGDANRVAVSRWTGGTGLVIADAIRVSRV from the coding sequence ATCAACTACGTCGTCATCCACGTCACCCAGGGGTCGTACGCCGGCTCGATCAGCTGGTTCCAGAACCCTGCCTCGCAGGTCAGCGCCCACTACACGATCCGCTCCTCGGACGGCGCGCTCACCCAGTCGGTGCGGGAGAAGGACGTCGCCTGGCACGCCGGCAACTGGACCTACAACACCCAGTCGATCGGCATCGAACACGAGGGCTACGTCAGCCAGCCCTCCTGGTTCACCGACGCCATGTACCGCTCCTCGGCGGCGCTGACCCTGCACCTCTGCGACAGGTACGGCATCCCGAAGGACCGGTCCCGGATCATCGGGCACAACCAGGTGCCCGGCGCCACCCACACCGACCCGGGGCCGCACTGGAACTGGACCTACTACATGCAGCTCGTCACCGGCTCGACCCCACCGCCGACCGGCTGGTCGCAGACCGTGGACAACTCCACCGCCGGCCGGTTCACCGCCGGCACCGGCTGGGGCACCTCGACATACTCGTCCCAGAAGCAGGGCGCGGACTACCGGTTCGCCGACCCGGTCGAGTCGAGCGACCCGGCCTGGTACAGGGTGGCCGTCCCGGAGACCGGCAGCTACCGGGTGGAGGCGTGGTATCCGGACGACCCCGGCTACAACAGCTCGGCGCCGTACATCATCGCCACCACCACCGGCAACCAGACCGTCTACGTCGACCAGCGCTCCGGCGGCGGCGCCTGGCGCAACCTCGGTACCTTCACCCTCGCCGCCGGTGACGCGAACAGGGTGGCGGTGAGCCGGTGGACCGGCGGCACCGGCCTGGTCATCGCCGACGCCATCCGGGTCAGCCGGGTCTGA
- a CDS encoding nitrate- and nitrite sensing domain-containing protein, with product MGFRASRLRTKVVALLVTLTLLWAFGAWVTLRDGLNLVWVQTLEAQVYAPTEPLVLNLQNERRLSLRYLGAPEPSSREQLETERRKVLADVAIFRADARHWFAELAARPELERRVAEALARLDGLAAVREAVDDRRIDRLAAAAAFTETIETIFRIYGSLGNLDAGDIDRRVESLIRFTKSRELASQVDALLSGAYAANRISPAEHARVIQLIGTERLVADEAMAELPRADQDRYRQALQQGPLARLRAAEDRIVANGRPNGRPAVSAEEWRGTVDPGLEELLRLQIAGGDEVVKAATPGAIGTIVRVLIMAILGLVAVVISVNTARSMVRQLEQLRTAALKLADERLPELVGRLGRGETVDVRAEAPPLRAGPDEIGQVAQAFNVAQETAVRTAVEQAELRRRVRDIFLSLARRTQALIHRQLTLLDTMERRENDPEELEDLFRVDHLATRMRRNAENLIVLSGSTPGRAWRRNVPMIDVLRGAVAEVEDYARVTVLPAGEVDLAGRAVGDVIHLIAELVENALSFSPPHTAVQVSGQLVANGYAVEIEDRGLGMNAEDRAAANERIATQHEFALTGGAAQLGLYVVSRLAERHGVRVRLKESPYGGTTAVALIPPSLVTDRSADGEPFTGPGMPPAPSGGGTLPGPTGRPPGAPPKPDLAPPPRDFPPLRDFPPPQDLRPAQGSTVTTPSPGSSAPGSSAPGRPAPPPDYPPVRPDNAGSGAAGTPAGSPSAGAGSGPARGTASLTPSGLPVRVRQASLAQPLREGADRPEPESAEEATPRTPEQIRRMMSAYQSGTRRGRSDAERPPDDDGSTGPAPAGT from the coding sequence ATGGGCTTTCGTGCTTCGCGCCTGCGTACCAAGGTTGTCGCCCTGCTGGTCACCCTGACCCTGCTCTGGGCGTTCGGCGCGTGGGTCACCCTGCGGGACGGGTTGAACCTGGTCTGGGTGCAGACCCTGGAGGCCCAGGTGTACGCCCCGACCGAGCCGCTGGTCCTCAACCTACAGAACGAACGGCGGCTCTCCCTGCGCTACCTGGGCGCACCGGAGCCCTCGAGCCGGGAGCAGCTGGAGACCGAACGCCGGAAGGTACTCGCGGACGTGGCGATCTTCCGGGCCGACGCGCGGCACTGGTTCGCCGAACTCGCGGCCCGGCCGGAGCTGGAGCGGCGGGTCGCCGAGGCGCTCGCCCGGCTCGACGGGCTCGCCGCCGTGCGGGAGGCGGTCGACGACCGCCGGATCGACCGGCTGGCCGCCGCGGCGGCGTTCACCGAGACGATCGAGACGATCTTCCGGATCTACGGTTCGCTGGGCAACCTGGACGCCGGTGACATCGACCGCCGGGTCGAGAGCCTGATCCGGTTCACCAAGTCACGGGAACTGGCCTCCCAGGTCGACGCGCTGCTCTCCGGCGCGTACGCCGCCAACCGGATCAGCCCGGCCGAGCACGCCCGGGTGATCCAGCTGATCGGCACCGAGCGGCTGGTCGCGGACGAGGCGATGGCCGAACTCCCCCGGGCCGACCAGGACCGCTACCGACAGGCGCTCCAGCAGGGCCCGCTCGCCCGGCTGCGTGCCGCGGAAGACCGGATCGTCGCGAACGGACGACCGAACGGCCGCCCGGCGGTCTCGGCCGAGGAGTGGCGCGGCACCGTCGACCCCGGTCTAGAGGAACTGCTCCGGTTGCAGATCGCCGGCGGCGACGAGGTGGTCAAGGCGGCCACCCCCGGCGCCATCGGGACCATCGTGCGGGTCCTGATCATGGCCATCCTCGGCCTGGTCGCCGTCGTCATCTCGGTGAACACCGCCCGGTCGATGGTGCGCCAGCTCGAACAGCTGCGCACGGCGGCCCTGAAGCTCGCCGACGAGCGCCTGCCGGAACTGGTCGGCCGGCTCGGCCGGGGCGAGACGGTCGACGTCCGGGCGGAGGCACCGCCGCTGCGGGCCGGTCCGGACGAGATCGGGCAGGTCGCCCAGGCCTTCAACGTGGCCCAGGAGACCGCCGTACGGACCGCGGTGGAACAGGCCGAGCTGCGCCGCCGCGTCCGGGACATCTTCCTCAGCCTGGCCCGGCGCACCCAGGCGCTGATCCACCGGCAGCTCACCCTGCTGGACACGATGGAGCGCCGGGAGAACGATCCGGAGGAGTTGGAGGACCTGTTCCGGGTGGACCACCTCGCCACCCGGATGCGGCGCAACGCCGAGAACCTGATCGTGCTCTCCGGTTCCACACCGGGCCGGGCGTGGCGGCGGAACGTCCCGATGATCGACGTACTCCGGGGCGCGGTGGCCGAGGTGGAGGACTACGCCCGGGTCACCGTACTGCCGGCCGGTGAGGTGGACCTCGCCGGCCGGGCGGTCGGCGACGTGATCCACCTGATCGCCGAGCTGGTGGAAAACGCACTCTCGTTCTCGCCCCCGCACACCGCGGTGCAGGTCAGTGGTCAACTGGTGGCGAACGGCTACGCCGTGGAGATCGAGGACCGGGGCCTCGGGATGAACGCCGAGGACCGGGCCGCCGCGAACGAGCGGATCGCCACCCAGCACGAGTTCGCCCTCACCGGCGGTGCCGCCCAGCTCGGCCTCTACGTGGTAAGCCGGCTCGCCGAGCGGCACGGCGTACGGGTGCGGCTGAAGGAGTCGCCGTACGGCGGCACCACGGCGGTGGCACTGATCCCGCCGAGTCTGGTCACCGACCGCAGCGCGGACGGTGAACCGTTCACCGGTCCGGGGATGCCCCCGGCGCCTTCCGGCGGCGGTACCCTGCCCGGCCCGACCGGTCGTCCGCCGGGCGCACCGCCGAAGCCGGACCTCGCACCGCCACCCCGGGACTTCCCGCCGCTTCGGGACTTCCCGCCGCCGCAGGACCTCCGGCCGGCACAGGGCTCCACCGTCACCACGCCGAGTCCCGGCTCGTCAGCACCCGGCTCGTCAGCACCCGGCCGTCCGGCACCGCCGCCGGACTACCCACCGGTCCGGCCGGACAACGCAGGGTCGGGGGCGGCCGGCACGCCGGCGGGCTCCCCCTCGGCCGGGGCCGGCTCGGGTCCGGCGCGCGGCACGGCCTCGCTCACCCCGTCCGGGCTGCCGGTCCGGGTCCGGCAGGCGAGCCTTGCCCAGCCGCTGCGCGAGGGCGCCGACCGGCCCGAGCCGGAATCGGCGGAGGAAGCCACGCCGCGTACCCCTGAACAGATCCGCCGGATGATGAGTGCCTATCAATCGGGCACCCGGCGCGGACGGTCCGACGCCGAGCGCCCGCCCGACGACGATGGCAGCACCGGACCGGCTCCGGCCGGGACCTGA